A portion of the Corynebacterium rouxii genome contains these proteins:
- a CDS encoding glycosyltransferase family 87 protein, producing MDAHTWKKHFATIIAWIIAVPFVIRAVYVLPSQGIGSDFTPIWNAVKKFTSGARVYDEDYSTVDPHYLYSPGATALLSPIGIFSDKTFATWVMMLLGAVCILFALALATRMLTGTWSSLWLPIFVIAFFYPHEPIVSTLGLTNINGFLLLMLVVYVWGTLRVRTEPVGLVRTFFRELQQYPVWIAGIALGICITIKPQFLAMALISLLTLHFSVLFMGAGVMIVLFAVGWIFMNQPSDYFSELLPYISTPRSYDNGSLQGVAMRYGWSSGATTTAIVLLWLVTLIAVIALTKWKRSDAVFWAFSSIGVLFCAVLMSSGLVQGYYCIWLLPLAMTIVRKGSPMRHPVMWLAFWALFYNASWFYEHTPWARGFLDMRSVLAWLVIPVVYAVWALIRRPSAHSELLVAPSGR from the coding sequence ATGGATGCACACACGTGGAAGAAACACTTTGCCACCATCATTGCATGGATCATAGCGGTACCATTTGTGATTCGTGCTGTATATGTGCTGCCTTCTCAAGGAATTGGAAGTGACTTCACGCCCATTTGGAATGCGGTCAAAAAGTTTACTTCTGGTGCGCGGGTTTACGACGAAGACTACTCCACTGTCGATCCCCACTATCTTTACTCACCCGGCGCGACTGCGCTTTTGAGTCCCATCGGGATATTTAGCGATAAAACCTTTGCCACGTGGGTCATGATGCTCCTCGGAGCTGTCTGCATTTTGTTTGCTCTAGCTCTAGCCACACGAATGCTCACGGGCACGTGGTCTTCCTTATGGTTACCAATTTTTGTGATTGCGTTTTTCTATCCTCATGAGCCGATAGTAAGCACCCTAGGGCTGACCAACATTAATGGTTTTTTGCTACTCATGTTGGTGGTTTATGTGTGGGGCACGCTTCGCGTGAGAACTGAACCCGTAGGACTCGTTCGAACATTTTTCCGCGAATTGCAACAGTATCCGGTCTGGATCGCAGGTATTGCCCTAGGAATATGTATCACCATCAAGCCGCAATTTCTCGCCATGGCGTTGATTAGCTTGCTCACATTGCATTTCTCAGTGCTGTTCATGGGCGCCGGTGTAATGATTGTGTTGTTTGCAGTGGGGTGGATTTTTATGAATCAACCGAGTGACTATTTCTCGGAATTGTTACCGTACATCAGCACTCCTCGTAGTTACGATAATGGCTCCTTGCAGGGCGTTGCTATGCGCTATGGCTGGAGTTCGGGCGCTACAACCACTGCTATTGTGCTGTTGTGGCTGGTTACGCTTATCGCAGTTATTGCACTCACTAAATGGAAGCGTTCCGACGCCGTCTTTTGGGCGTTTAGTTCCATTGGCGTGTTGTTCTGCGCAGTGTTGATGTCGAGTGGCCTTGTTCAGGGCTATTACTGCATTTGGTTGTTGCCTCTTGCTATGACGATTGTGCGGAAGGGATCCCCCATGCGTCACCCTGTAATGTGGTTGGCGTTTTGGGCGTTGTTTTATAACGCTTCATGGTTCTACGAGCACACACCTTGGGCACGTGGTTTCCTCGACATGCGCTCTGTGTTGGCGTGGCTCGTTATTCCGGTCGTCTATGCAGTATGGGCGCTTATACGCCGTCCTTCTGCGCATTCCGAGCTGCTTGTTGCACCATCTGGTCGATAG
- a CDS encoding alpha/beta fold hydrolase produces MRLPRLTSTGRRRQVLARAKKTPVVPIHFFSESRVANGVHYYLNGPDDAEVTIVFIHGFTLAASAWHLQVAHCAPNARCLLMDLRGHGATGEFSVGECTIDGAADDVSSVIAAAKIKGPIVIVGHSLGGMVAINLLGRYPEIRQQTASVILVATAIESFASQGVPQILALPVVEKVRDAVEASPTETARLREQIAAFVAPTLAMTVFQTPMPREIVDFHAKLINDTPLSTYVGFLDDLQEHDEIDNARALSGIPGIVIVGEQDAVTPQSQSERIVSLWSDAGLQVAPNAGHMIILEQPAIVNKAIDQMVQQAARNAQKDGV; encoded by the coding sequence ATGCGACTGCCTCGATTGACTTCCACGGGACGGCGTCGACAAGTCTTAGCACGCGCTAAAAAGACGCCCGTCGTTCCCATTCATTTTTTCAGTGAATCCCGCGTAGCCAATGGTGTTCATTACTATCTCAATGGACCTGATGACGCAGAGGTCACCATCGTTTTTATCCACGGTTTTACTCTCGCCGCATCCGCATGGCATCTCCAAGTCGCGCATTGCGCTCCGAATGCACGCTGCTTGCTGATGGACCTAAGAGGTCACGGTGCCACCGGAGAATTTTCGGTAGGAGAGTGCACTATCGACGGCGCAGCTGACGATGTCTCCTCTGTTATCGCTGCGGCTAAAATCAAAGGGCCGATCGTCATAGTTGGACACTCACTCGGCGGAATGGTGGCGATCAATCTATTGGGACGTTATCCAGAAATTAGGCAACAGACTGCTTCTGTCATCTTGGTCGCTACCGCAATTGAGTCCTTTGCCAGCCAAGGAGTACCTCAGATCCTTGCTTTACCAGTGGTAGAAAAAGTTCGCGATGCCGTAGAAGCATCACCTACAGAAACTGCTCGATTACGTGAACAAATCGCCGCCTTCGTAGCACCCACCCTTGCTATGACGGTATTCCAAACACCGATGCCCCGCGAGATCGTGGACTTTCATGCAAAGTTGATTAACGACACCCCATTGTCAACCTACGTAGGATTCTTAGACGATTTGCAAGAACACGATGAGATCGACAATGCGCGGGCACTAAGCGGCATCCCCGGGATAGTAATTGTGGGCGAACAAGACGCTGTGACTCCACAGAGCCAATCGGAACGCATCGTATCTCTGTGGTCCGACGCAGGATTACAAGTTGCACCTAACGCCGGCCACATGATCATTCTGGAGCAACCAGCGATCGTCAATAAAGCTATCGACCAGATGGTGCAACAAGCAGCTCGGAATGCGCAGAAGGACGGCGTATAA
- a CDS encoding acyl carrier protein, producing the protein MASLQDQLLKLQSDQPSSNSQEEATAFSRVCAVLKRVGLDPEEITPDTVLEDAGVDSLDRIEITVRLEQESGIELHDADVFPARTVHDLMQLIDQ; encoded by the coding sequence TTGGCATCTTTGCAAGACCAACTACTGAAGTTGCAATCCGATCAGCCCTCTTCCAATTCTCAAGAGGAAGCGACCGCTTTTTCGCGGGTATGTGCAGTGCTCAAACGCGTAGGTCTTGATCCTGAGGAGATAACTCCCGATACCGTTTTGGAAGATGCTGGGGTTGATTCTTTGGATCGTATTGAAATTACAGTTCGCCTTGAGCAAGAAAGCGGCATCGAGCTTCACGACGCCGATGTATTTCCTGCTCGTACCGTGCATGACTTGATGCAATTGATTGATCAATAA
- a CDS encoding HAD-IIA family hydrolase, with protein sequence MTVSYLSDMDGVLIKEGDMIPGADVFLKRLKDNDINFMVLTNNSIHTPRDLSARLRATGLDIPEDRIWTSAKATATFLSQQTKQGTAYVVGESGLTTELHESGWILTDSSPDFVVLGETRTYSFEAITTAINLIRDGARFICTNPDVTGPAPKGILPATGAVAELITAATGKSPYFVGKPNPVMMRTALNNIKAHSESTVMIGDRMDTDVRCGLEAGMRTILVRSGISDDAEVDKYPFRPTRIVNSIADLADCILDPFGDGHYADFEPR encoded by the coding sequence ATGACAGTTTCTTACCTTAGCGACATGGATGGTGTCCTCATCAAAGAGGGCGACATGATTCCTGGTGCCGATGTCTTTTTAAAACGCCTCAAAGATAACGACATCAATTTCATGGTATTGACCAATAACTCGATCCACACCCCGAGAGATCTATCTGCTCGCTTGCGCGCTACCGGACTCGATATTCCCGAAGACCGCATCTGGACTTCGGCTAAGGCCACCGCAACCTTTTTGTCTCAACAGACTAAACAGGGTACAGCCTATGTAGTCGGCGAATCTGGTTTAACCACCGAATTACATGAATCGGGTTGGATTCTCACAGATTCTTCCCCTGATTTTGTGGTCTTAGGTGAAACTCGCACTTATTCTTTTGAAGCTATTACCACCGCCATCAATCTCATCCGCGATGGTGCACGTTTTATCTGCACAAACCCTGATGTCACTGGTCCCGCCCCTAAGGGGATTTTGCCTGCCACTGGCGCAGTAGCTGAACTAATTACCGCAGCCACAGGTAAAAGCCCTTATTTTGTGGGTAAACCAAACCCAGTGATGATGCGAACCGCATTGAATAACATCAAGGCTCACTCAGAATCAACGGTGATGATCGGCGACCGCATGGACACTGACGTTCGTTGCGGCCTCGAAGCAGGTATGCGCACTATTCTGGTGCGCTCTGGCATCTCCGACGACGCCGAAGTGGATAAGTATCCGTTCCGCCCAACGCGCATCGTCAACTCGATAGCTGATCTAGCGGATTGTATCCTCGACCCCTTCGGAGATGGCCACTACGCCGACTTCGAACCGCGTTAA
- a CDS encoding serine hydrolase domain-containing protein yields MNYLERLVESWPVERCSAAVVASDAVTTAGEGNVRYELASVTKLLSTYAVLIAVEEGVFDLDTPCGPEGATVRHLLAHASGVGFRSTDVCKTPEQRRIYSSYGFELLADAIAHEADMPFAQYLDEAVCQPLGMTNTQLWGSAGHESYSTVNDLVLFAGEILQPTLIAEETLVQACTVQFPELHGIVPGYGMYKPCPWGLGFEIKGEKNPHWTATSMPSTTVGHFGQAGTYLWVDRESERAMVALTNRPFGDWAKPLWAETNAGVWEHLDHLNL; encoded by the coding sequence ATGAACTACCTTGAGCGTTTGGTTGAGTCGTGGCCTGTAGAACGGTGTTCTGCAGCCGTAGTTGCATCTGATGCGGTAACTACCGCCGGCGAGGGAAATGTGCGCTATGAACTCGCAAGCGTGACCAAACTGCTGTCTACCTATGCGGTGCTCATCGCCGTTGAAGAAGGTGTGTTTGATCTAGATACCCCGTGCGGACCTGAAGGCGCTACAGTGCGGCATTTACTTGCTCATGCGTCGGGTGTGGGTTTTCGAAGCACCGATGTGTGTAAAACGCCGGAGCAGCGTCGGATCTATTCTTCCTACGGTTTTGAGCTTCTAGCCGACGCTATCGCCCACGAAGCAGATATGCCGTTTGCGCAGTATCTCGATGAGGCGGTGTGTCAGCCGCTAGGGATGACAAACACTCAACTGTGGGGTTCTGCTGGGCACGAGAGCTATTCCACAGTCAACGACCTTGTACTCTTTGCTGGCGAGATTCTGCAGCCGACGTTGATTGCAGAAGAAACCCTTGTGCAGGCATGTACTGTCCAGTTCCCAGAGCTTCATGGGATCGTGCCAGGCTATGGCATGTATAAGCCGTGTCCTTGGGGGCTGGGATTCGAGATCAAAGGGGAGAAAAACCCACACTGGACTGCAACGAGCATGCCTAGTACGACTGTTGGTCACTTTGGACAGGCCGGAACGTATCTGTGGGTAGATCGGGAGTCTGAGCGTGCAATGGTTGCACTAACCAATCGTCCTTTTGGGGATTGGGCAAAGCCGCTGTGGGCTGAAACAAACGCTGGAGTATGGGAGCATCTCGATCACTTAAACCTCTAG
- a CDS encoding trimeric intracellular cation channel family protein, whose amino-acid sequence MITRVHSVDPHILTMYQIFDLIGVVLNGVIGGTIARQRNYDAVGFVFLALFSALGGGMLRDVLMQRGTAAAIADSRYLALAIAGAVLALVIHFQGRAWEIFKTTGDAIILGVWAVTGCVKALSFGMPLTSAVFMGVLTAVGGGMIRDICTGQVPGIFGGGPLYAVPALVSSVTMVGFYTLEHNALGMIISPILGSGLAIIAYWRGWILFRSTEWAPVNMTAAQVAALARRSERRGFRRGRKARQPITGEFPVQSGE is encoded by the coding sequence ATGATTACCCGCGTGCATTCAGTAGATCCTCATATCCTGACGATGTATCAGATCTTTGATCTCATTGGCGTCGTACTCAACGGCGTGATTGGTGGGACCATTGCGCGACAACGAAACTATGATGCGGTCGGCTTTGTTTTTCTTGCGCTGTTTTCCGCCCTTGGAGGCGGTATGCTTCGCGACGTCCTCATGCAACGCGGTACTGCTGCAGCAATCGCTGATTCTCGCTATTTGGCACTTGCTATCGCTGGCGCAGTACTCGCCTTGGTGATTCACTTCCAAGGCCGAGCATGGGAAATCTTTAAAACTACGGGCGATGCCATCATTTTGGGCGTGTGGGCCGTGACTGGGTGTGTGAAAGCACTGAGCTTTGGTATGCCCCTGACAAGCGCGGTATTCATGGGTGTGCTTACAGCCGTAGGTGGCGGAATGATTCGCGATATCTGCACCGGACAAGTGCCTGGAATTTTTGGTGGCGGCCCCTTGTATGCCGTGCCCGCGCTGGTTTCGAGCGTAACAATGGTGGGGTTTTATACACTCGAACACAACGCGCTGGGGATGATTATTTCGCCGATTCTAGGTAGTGGGCTCGCCATCATTGCCTATTGGCGTGGCTGGATCCTATTCCGCAGTACCGAGTGGGCGCCTGTCAATATGACTGCGGCTCAGGTGGCAGCATTGGCGCGTAGGTCGGAACGACGTGGTTTTAGACGTGGGCGAAAGGCTCGCCAGCCGATAACCGGTGAATTCCCCGTACAATCGGGAGAATGA
- a CDS encoding neocarzinostatin apoprotein domain-containing protein, translating to MAHRIRRSLTTAAAVLALGAAISACSPPHQVDSDTKVDTATSAKVAQPSAASESAMAAPSDDKNAEIKASATENLTNGQNITVELSGLNPEVGYYAAICNATTPTGAPAPLCTGQRADTSAQAWIKADGTGTTTLNSDGTATVNLTAAATGQGVDCKTDKCVIKVFGDHTEGFRNVTEVPVTFAS from the coding sequence ATGGCTCACCGCATTCGTCGTTCCCTCACTACCGCAGCTGCTGTTTTGGCTCTCGGGGCTGCAATTTCTGCCTGTTCTCCCCCACACCAAGTTGATTCGGACACCAAGGTAGATACCGCTACCAGCGCTAAGGTTGCTCAGCCTTCTGCGGCTTCTGAATCTGCTATGGCGGCTCCTAGCGACGACAAGAATGCTGAGATTAAGGCTTCCGCTACCGAGAACCTCACCAATGGTCAAAACATCACTGTAGAGCTTTCTGGCCTTAACCCAGAGGTTGGTTACTATGCCGCTATCTGCAACGCCACTACACCTACTGGCGCCCCAGCACCACTATGCACCGGACAACGCGCTGATACTTCCGCACAGGCGTGGATCAAGGCCGACGGCACTGGTACCACCACGCTTAACTCCGATGGCACCGCTACAGTAAACCTCACCGCTGCAGCCACCGGTCAGGGCGTAGACTGCAAGACCGACAAGTGCGTAATCAAGGTCTTTGGCGATCACACTGAGGGCTTCCGCAATGTGACCGAGGTTCCTGTCACTTTCGCTTCTTAA
- the dnaG gene encoding DNA primase, with translation MAGKGRIPDSDIQAIRERTPIEEIVGEYVQLKPAGADSLKGLSPFKEEKTPSFHVRPNHGYFHCFSTGKGGDVFSFLMEMEQLTFPEAVEVCAEKIGYQINYQGGTTGARREEPGTRKRLIEANRVAHQFYRQQLETPEAAVARQFLLDRGFSQQHIYGFECGYAPEGWDTMTKFMLRKGFEFKELEAAGLSTMGRRGPIDRFHRRLLWPIKSVSGDVIGFGARKLFDDDKLGKYMNTPETLLYKKSKVLFGLDLAKKSIASQHQAVVVEGYTDVMAMHAAGMTTAVAACGTAFGEEHLQILRRYMLDDAYFAGSLIYTFDGDEAGQKAAMRAFEGDQKFSGQSYVAVAPDGMDPCDLRLAKGDAAVRDLVAQRVPMFEFIIRTLIAEYPLDSVEGRLQALRRAVPIVASIRDRALKTEYARLLAGWVGWPDPNEVLQQVRAEERRPKTQPRQRRATRIDSDNQPAMTQSMLVMPDRKEPRLWPQREALKIALQYPEHAGEYFDSLPDDVFTHESYAAVRKAIVAAGGCSDAIRGSTWLDAVRDNVHDMVGKSLVSELAVEDIILDEWGLEAHTDTTLARLMEQRIGNQIAQLKGAMQRMRPSEDMQAYNSLFADLVALEQNRRELLEKIFK, from the coding sequence ATGGCAGGCAAGGGTCGAATACCGGACAGTGACATTCAGGCGATTCGTGAGCGTACCCCCATCGAGGAAATCGTAGGGGAGTACGTTCAACTCAAGCCTGCCGGAGCGGATTCGCTGAAAGGCTTAAGTCCGTTCAAAGAAGAGAAAACGCCGTCCTTTCATGTGCGGCCCAACCATGGATACTTCCACTGCTTTTCTACCGGAAAAGGTGGCGACGTTTTCTCCTTCCTTATGGAAATGGAACAGCTGACTTTCCCTGAGGCTGTAGAAGTTTGCGCCGAAAAAATCGGCTATCAGATTAACTATCAGGGTGGAACCACCGGGGCTCGGCGCGAAGAACCTGGCACACGCAAACGCCTCATTGAAGCGAACCGTGTGGCCCACCAGTTCTATCGCCAACAATTAGAAACCCCAGAGGCGGCAGTTGCCCGCCAATTCCTCCTCGATCGAGGATTTTCTCAGCAGCATATCTATGGTTTTGAGTGCGGTTACGCGCCTGAGGGCTGGGACACCATGACCAAGTTCATGCTGCGCAAAGGCTTTGAATTCAAAGAACTAGAAGCAGCGGGCCTTTCGACAATGGGACGACGCGGTCCCATTGATAGATTTCACCGTCGGTTGCTCTGGCCAATTAAGTCGGTCTCCGGCGATGTGATTGGTTTCGGTGCGCGCAAGCTCTTTGACGACGACAAACTCGGTAAATACATGAACACACCCGAGACGTTGTTGTACAAAAAATCAAAAGTGCTCTTTGGGCTAGATCTGGCGAAAAAATCTATCGCTAGCCAACACCAAGCTGTAGTGGTGGAAGGCTACACGGATGTAATGGCCATGCATGCAGCGGGAATGACCACTGCTGTGGCAGCCTGTGGCACGGCTTTCGGCGAAGAACACCTACAAATTTTGCGTCGATACATGCTTGACGACGCCTACTTTGCCGGCTCCCTCATCTACACCTTCGATGGTGATGAGGCTGGGCAAAAAGCTGCCATGCGTGCCTTCGAGGGCGATCAGAAATTCAGTGGACAGTCCTATGTGGCCGTTGCCCCCGACGGCATGGACCCATGTGATCTGCGCCTAGCAAAAGGCGATGCAGCAGTGCGTGACTTGGTGGCACAACGTGTTCCCATGTTCGAGTTCATCATTCGAACTTTGATTGCGGAATACCCTTTGGACTCAGTGGAAGGGCGACTCCAAGCGTTGCGGCGCGCCGTGCCCATTGTGGCGTCGATACGCGATCGTGCCTTGAAAACTGAATACGCTCGGCTCTTGGCTGGTTGGGTAGGGTGGCCTGATCCTAACGAGGTTTTGCAACAAGTCCGAGCTGAGGAACGCCGACCTAAAACCCAGCCTCGTCAGCGCAGGGCAACTCGGATTGACTCTGACAATCAGCCAGCGATGACTCAGTCCATGCTGGTCATGCCGGACAGAAAAGAGCCACGGCTATGGCCGCAGCGAGAGGCTCTCAAAATCGCGCTACAATACCCTGAACACGCAGGGGAGTATTTTGATAGCCTTCCCGATGATGTGTTTACCCACGAGTCTTATGCGGCAGTCAGGAAAGCAATCGTGGCCGCTGGTGGATGTAGCGATGCGATTCGTGGATCAACGTGGCTTGACGCTGTCCGTGACAATGTTCACGACATGGTGGGCAAATCGTTGGTATCTGAGCTGGCCGTCGAAGACATCATTTTGGACGAGTGGGGGCTCGAAGCTCACACAGATACCACGCTGGCGCGATTGATGGAACAACGTATTGGCAACCAAATTGCCCAGCTCAAAGGTGCAATGCAGCGCATGCGACCCTCAGAAGACATGCAAGCGTATAACTCTTTGTTTGCGGATCTCGTGGCTCTGGAACAGAACCGCCGTGAACTTTTAGAAAAGATTTTTAAATAG
- the glmS gene encoding glutamine--fructose-6-phosphate transaminase (isomerizing) yields the protein MCGIVGFVGRTSVPDRDYFALDVVLEGLRRLEYRGYDSAGVAVVADGAVSFRKKAGKVQALEQELEASPMSQSCLGIGHTRWATHGGPTDANAHPHVVDGGKLAVVHNGIIENFAELKSELLGFGYNFVSETDTEVAATLLGHIFNNEANKDLTRAMQLTCQRLEGAFTLLVIHAETPDRIVAARRNSPLVIGIGEGENFLGSDVSGFIDYTKNAVEMDNDQIVTITADGYDITDFYGNHAEGKPFVVEWDAQAAEKGGFEFFMEKEIHEQPAAVRDTLMGRFDESGKLTLDELRIDESTLRSIDKIIVIACGTAAYAGHVARYAIEHWCRIPTEVELAHEFRYRDPIVNEKTLVVALSQSGETMDTLMAVRHAREQGAKVIAICNTNGSSIPRESDACLYTHAGPEIAVASTKAFLAQITATYLLGLYLAQLRGNMFADEVNAVLSELRNIPDKVSAVLDGVEDQVKTLAQDMKDSTSVLFLGRHVGFPVALEGALKLKELAYLHAEGFAAGELKHGPIALIEEGQPVFVIVPSPRGRDSLHAKVVSNIQEVRARGAITIVIAEEGDDAVEAYANHIIRIPQAPTLMQPLLATVPLQIFACGVAAAKGFDVDQPRNLAKSVTVE from the coding sequence ATGTGTGGAATCGTTGGATTTGTAGGCAGGACATCGGTACCTGACCGTGATTATTTTGCTCTCGATGTGGTTCTCGAAGGGCTGCGGCGCTTGGAATATCGAGGATACGATTCCGCAGGCGTTGCCGTAGTTGCAGACGGTGCAGTGAGCTTCCGTAAAAAAGCTGGCAAGGTGCAAGCCCTAGAACAAGAGCTGGAAGCAAGCCCCATGTCACAATCGTGCCTGGGTATTGGGCACACTCGGTGGGCAACCCACGGTGGCCCCACCGATGCCAATGCACACCCACATGTTGTGGATGGCGGCAAGCTTGCCGTTGTACACAATGGCATTATTGAGAACTTTGCTGAACTAAAATCCGAGCTTTTGGGCTTTGGATACAACTTCGTCTCAGAAACGGATACGGAAGTAGCCGCAACCCTTCTTGGGCACATTTTTAATAACGAGGCCAATAAAGATCTCACTCGTGCCATGCAGCTAACCTGCCAGCGCCTTGAGGGAGCTTTTACGCTTCTAGTCATTCATGCAGAAACCCCTGATCGTATTGTTGCGGCACGTCGTAACTCGCCACTAGTGATCGGTATAGGTGAGGGGGAAAACTTCCTCGGTTCAGACGTTTCTGGGTTCATCGACTACACCAAAAACGCTGTGGAAATGGACAACGACCAGATCGTGACCATCACTGCTGACGGATACGACATCACCGACTTCTATGGCAATCACGCCGAAGGCAAGCCATTTGTTGTGGAATGGGATGCACAAGCTGCTGAAAAAGGTGGCTTTGAATTCTTCATGGAAAAAGAAATCCATGAGCAGCCTGCTGCAGTTCGAGATACCCTCATGGGGCGTTTCGACGAGTCCGGAAAGCTCACCCTAGATGAGTTGCGTATCGACGAGTCCACCCTGCGCAGTATCGACAAAATCATTGTGATCGCTTGTGGCACCGCAGCGTATGCAGGCCATGTCGCCCGTTACGCCATCGAGCACTGGTGCCGTATCCCCACCGAGGTGGAGCTTGCACATGAGTTCCGCTACCGCGACCCCATCGTGAATGAGAAAACCCTCGTGGTGGCCTTGTCGCAGTCGGGTGAAACCATGGATACGCTCATGGCTGTTCGTCACGCGCGCGAACAAGGTGCGAAGGTGATTGCTATTTGTAATACCAACGGATCTTCTATTCCACGTGAATCTGACGCATGCCTTTATACCCATGCCGGACCAGAAATCGCAGTGGCATCCACCAAGGCATTCCTGGCGCAGATCACCGCAACCTACCTTTTGGGCCTGTACCTAGCTCAGCTGCGCGGCAACATGTTTGCGGACGAGGTCAATGCCGTCCTTAGCGAGCTGCGCAATATTCCTGACAAGGTGTCGGCAGTTCTCGACGGGGTAGAGGATCAAGTCAAGACCTTGGCGCAAGATATGAAAGATTCAACCTCCGTGTTGTTCTTGGGCCGCCATGTTGGTTTCCCTGTGGCTTTGGAAGGCGCACTGAAGCTCAAAGAACTGGCGTATCTGCACGCCGAAGGTTTTGCCGCTGGTGAGCTCAAGCACGGTCCTATCGCCCTGATCGAGGAAGGCCAGCCCGTCTTTGTGATTGTTCCGTCGCCGCGTGGCCGCGATTCTTTGCATGCGAAGGTCGTGTCCAACATTCAAGAAGTTCGTGCACGTGGTGCCATCACGATCGTTATCGCAGAAGAAGGCGATGATGCTGTGGAGGCATATGCCAACCACATCATTCGCATTCCGCAAGCACCTACACTGATGCAGCCACTGTTGGCTACCGTTCCACTGCAGATTTTCGCCTGTGGTGTCGCCGCAGCCAAGGGATTTGATGTGGATCAACCGCGCAACTTGGCCAAGTCTGTGACGGTGGAGTAG
- a CDS encoding ribonuclease domain-containing protein translates to MVLMSGAKSTPSHKKPQSLFAAVAGLAIAVAAGYFGLQPSEDSPQQAPATSAVRHNEGECPVESLPPQVKDTIADITAGGPFDYPDNDGVRFGNYEGHLPQKDRNFYREYTVETPGLHHRGERRIITGGGSKTSPQQWYYTDDHYESFCEIPNAH, encoded by the coding sequence ATGGTACTCATGTCTGGTGCGAAATCTACGCCTTCTCATAAAAAACCACAGTCGCTGTTTGCTGCCGTTGCCGGTCTTGCCATAGCTGTTGCCGCTGGTTACTTCGGCCTACAGCCTTCTGAGGATTCACCTCAGCAGGCGCCAGCCACCTCAGCTGTCCGGCATAACGAGGGCGAATGTCCTGTGGAGTCCTTGCCACCGCAGGTAAAAGATACGATCGCCGATATTACTGCGGGTGGCCCCTTTGATTACCCAGACAATGATGGGGTGCGCTTTGGCAATTATGAGGGGCATTTACCGCAAAAGGATCGTAATTTTTATCGTGAGTACACGGTAGAAACTCCAGGTCTGCATCATCGCGGTGAGCGTCGCATTATTACTGGTGGTGGTTCCAAGACAAGCCCACAGCAGTGGTATTACACCGATGACCATTACGAGAGTTTCTGCGAGATCCCCAATGCCCACTAG
- a CDS encoding barstar family protein, whose protein sequence is MPTSISVSRIRSLDEFYASVMAQLEPSRSAPRNLDGLADVLREFHVTRINCRSWQLSVADSERVMRVLVNERVALVITP, encoded by the coding sequence ATGCCCACTAGTATTTCTGTTTCTCGTATCCGCAGCCTCGACGAGTTTTATGCGAGTGTGATGGCTCAGCTAGAGCCTTCTCGCAGTGCACCGCGCAATCTTGATGGGTTGGCGGATGTCTTGCGTGAATTCCATGTGACTCGTATCAATTGCAGATCTTGGCAACTTTCGGTGGCTGACTCGGAGCGCGTGATGCGTGTGCTTGTCAACGAACGCGTTGCCCTCGTCATCACCCCATAA